The following coding sequences are from one Shewanella violacea DSS12 window:
- a CDS encoding PA4780 family RIO1-like protein kinase, with product MKIPKRIQPLVDEGLVDEVLRPLMSGKEADVYVVRCGDDVRCAKIYKEAEKRSFKQAVQYREGRKSRNSRRARAMEKGSKFGRNEQENSWQNAEVDALFRLAYAGVRVPQPYGCFDGVLLMELITDDQGYVAPRLNDIILTREQALEQHQSVMKDVQRMLCVGIIHGDLSEFNVLLDSKGPVIIDLPQAVDAAANNNAKRMLERDVNNMTRYYGQFAPELLTSKYAKEMWALFESGKLNPESELTGEFKESTKAADVESVLAEIEAAFDEEQERKERIREAEEG from the coding sequence ATGAAAATACCGAAACGCATTCAGCCTCTCGTCGATGAAGGCTTAGTTGATGAAGTCCTTCGCCCCTTGATGAGTGGCAAAGAGGCCGATGTTTATGTTGTTCGCTGTGGCGACGATGTACGTTGTGCCAAAATTTATAAAGAAGCCGAGAAGCGTAGCTTCAAACAGGCAGTGCAATACCGAGAAGGCAGAAAGAGCCGTAACAGCCGTCGAGCTCGAGCCATGGAGAAGGGCTCGAAATTTGGCCGTAATGAGCAGGAGAATTCCTGGCAAAATGCCGAAGTCGATGCCTTGTTTCGCTTAGCTTATGCTGGCGTGCGAGTCCCGCAGCCCTACGGCTGTTTCGATGGTGTGCTCTTGATGGAGCTGATAACCGACGATCAAGGATATGTAGCGCCAAGACTCAACGACATCATCTTGACCCGTGAGCAGGCATTAGAACAGCACCAGTCAGTGATGAAGGATGTGCAGCGTATGTTGTGTGTCGGCATTATTCACGGCGATTTGTCTGAGTTTAATGTGTTGCTGGATAGCAAGGGGCCTGTGATCATAGATCTTCCCCAGGCAGTCGATGCGGCAGCAAACAATAATGCTAAGCGCATGCTTGAGCGTGATGTGAACAATATGACCAGATATTACGGTCAGTTTGCTCCCGAGCTTCTTACTAGCAAGTACGCTAAAGAGATGTGGGCCCTGTTTGAGTCGGGTAAGCTAAATCCTGAGTCTGAGCTCACCGGCGAGTTTAAAGAGAGTACTAAGGCTGCTGATGTAGAGTCGGTACTGGCTGAAATAGAAGCGGCGTTCGATGAAGAGCAGGAACGCAAAGAGCGTATCCGCGAAGCAGAGGAAGGTTAA
- a CDS encoding DUF3010 family protein → MVIAGLFLKANEVRMVSLSGTRESHELVAPKINKLTLNKNPTQEEVSQFAAEVKAYCDEHQLDKIVMNRRASKGQGAGGAGTFLMEGVILATASVSIDLVHPATVRATDKRTNTLKDLKPKTVDLGKAYDLAFELLN, encoded by the coding sequence GTGGTCATTGCTGGACTGTTTTTAAAAGCAAATGAAGTGAGAATGGTAAGCCTGAGTGGTACGCGTGAATCCCATGAGCTTGTGGCACCTAAGATAAATAAGCTAACCCTGAATAAGAATCCTACTCAGGAAGAGGTCAGCCAGTTTGCGGCAGAGGTAAAGGCCTATTGCGACGAGCATCAGCTTGATAAAATCGTCATGAATAGACGTGCCAGTAAAGGCCAAGGCGCCGGCGGAGCTGGGACCTTTCTGATGGAAGGGGTTATATTAGCCACTGCGTCTGTGAGTATTGATCTCGTTCATCCGGCCACTGTCAGAGCGACCGATAAGCGAACTAACACGCTAAAAGATCTAAAGCCTAAAACGGTTGATTTAGGTAAGGCCTATGATTTGGCATTTGAGTTGTTAAATTAA
- the cobA gene encoding uroporphyrinogen-III C-methyltransferase — protein MEIVALPGQRAGGKVWLVGAGPGDVELLTLKAYRILQTADVVLYDALVSEEIMALVPQDAEKIAVGKRAGKHSAGQDEINQLLVTKAFTRQNVVRLKGGDPFIFGRGGEELQTLVEAGLEFEVVPGITAASGTSAYAGIPLTHRDYAQGVTFITGHCQLESRPMDWKAYANPNNTLVIYMGILNAGLIKSGLLGAGRNIDTPVAIVSKATTQDQKCFIGTLGELERLAANPGLKMPALMIIGEVVELADSLNWFKPDSNQKDRVRNEWIQTDLAQNK, from the coding sequence ATGGAAATAGTCGCTTTACCTGGCCAGAGAGCCGGTGGAAAAGTTTGGTTAGTGGGTGCAGGACCAGGAGATGTAGAGCTATTAACGCTCAAAGCATACCGAATCTTACAGACTGCCGATGTTGTCCTCTACGATGCCTTAGTCAGTGAAGAGATCATGGCTCTGGTCCCCCAAGATGCCGAGAAAATTGCAGTGGGTAAACGTGCGGGTAAACATAGCGCCGGCCAAGATGAGATTAATCAACTTTTAGTCACTAAGGCCTTTACCAGGCAGAATGTAGTGCGTTTGAAAGGGGGGGACCCATTTATTTTTGGACGCGGTGGTGAAGAGTTACAAACCTTAGTCGAGGCTGGGTTAGAATTTGAAGTGGTACCGGGTATCACTGCCGCCAGTGGCACATCGGCCTATGCGGGTATTCCTCTGACCCATAGGGACTATGCCCAAGGGGTGACGTTTATCACCGGGCACTGTCAGCTAGAGAGCCGTCCAATGGACTGGAAAGCTTATGCAAACCCCAATAACACCTTAGTCATCTATATGGGGATTTTAAATGCAGGTTTGATAAAATCTGGCTTGTTAGGGGCTGGACGAAATATCGATACCCCAGTGGCAATAGTCTCTAAGGCCACCACACAAGATCAAAAATGTTTCATCGGAACCTTGGGAGAGTTAGAGCGATTGGCTGCAAATCCTGGGCTTAAGATGCCCGCCTTGATGATCATAGGTGAAGTGGTCGAACTCGCCGACAGCTTAAACTGGTTTAAGCCCGACTCAAATCAAAAAGACAGAGTTCGAAACGAGTGGATTCAAACTGACTTAGCTCAAAATAAATAG
- a CDS encoding TIGR03899 family protein: MADIAKISEIKSAQSDVSARKKALQLGLRIGLSSEEGYSATTASVAERAEHRQRKLMSQYQANLETIYKIALSITPSDVTGTDLDPDWSHQFFKIAEQIHNRKMQELWGRILANEITSPGNFSLRTLTTLKQLTHKEAQILEKALGMAVKINNETRLKLIIGYRYAGGIGQIFRKSSPINIGLSNFGLPYSSILTLIDAGILHRSEFESGLLNSKTPIHFTMLDTKMKLTPKSGHLLFNYYRLTPIGDEITQLVHPKADNEYTKAMRSLFAKDFKIE; the protein is encoded by the coding sequence ATGGCCGATATAGCGAAAATCAGCGAAATAAAATCAGCGCAATCAGATGTATCTGCGCGCAAGAAAGCACTTCAGCTAGGCCTTCGTATTGGGTTGAGCAGTGAAGAGGGCTATAGTGCTACTACTGCCTCGGTCGCGGAGCGCGCCGAACACAGGCAGCGTAAACTCATGAGTCAGTATCAAGCCAACCTGGAAACCATCTATAAGATAGCGTTAAGTATCACGCCATCAGATGTAACCGGCACAGATCTCGATCCCGATTGGTCACATCAATTTTTTAAAATCGCAGAACAGATACATAACCGTAAGATGCAGGAGTTATGGGGAAGAATTCTCGCCAATGAGATCACAAGTCCAGGCAACTTTAGCCTAAGGACCCTGACAACACTGAAACAGTTAACCCATAAAGAAGCCCAGATATTAGAGAAAGCCTTAGGCATGGCGGTTAAAATTAACAATGAAACTCGCTTGAAGCTCATCATAGGTTATCGATATGCGGGAGGAATTGGCCAGATATTTAGAAAGTCATCACCCATCAATATCGGCTTATCAAATTTCGGTCTACCCTATTCCAGTATTCTCACCTTGATAGATGCAGGGATACTGCACCGCAGTGAGTTTGAATCCGGCCTATTAAACAGCAAGACACCCATACATTTCACCATGCTAGATACTAAGATGAAACTGACCCCAAAAAGCGGCCATCTGTTATTTAACTACTACCGTTTAACGCCGATTGGTGATGAAATTACTCAACTTGTTCACCCTAAAGCCGACAATGAATATACCAAGGCCATGAGGTCTCTGTTCGCTAAGGACTTCAAGATTGAATAG
- a CDS encoding peroxiredoxin family protein has translation MLKMSLKLILLSILSFSAMATDLKVGDTAPNFRLQSTDGNFYQLSDYLGKQTLVLAWYPMANTRGCTLECRSLVQKGHLIREYNAVYMMASVDDLEDNQDFAKKQKADFPMLSDPTKEIAKAYDVLNFVRVASRVTFYIGKDGKIIKIDEDINAPTAAEDIAANLEQLGIEKSD, from the coding sequence ATGCTTAAAATGTCGCTCAAGCTTATCTTGTTATCCATACTCAGCTTCTCCGCCATGGCCACCGACCTAAAGGTTGGAGATACAGCGCCAAATTTCAGATTGCAATCCACCGACGGTAACTTCTATCAGCTAAGTGATTATTTAGGTAAGCAGACCTTAGTCCTAGCTTGGTATCCCATGGCCAACACTCGTGGCTGTACTCTGGAGTGTCGCTCTCTCGTTCAGAAGGGGCATTTAATCAGGGAGTATAACGCGGTTTATATGATGGCCAGTGTCGATGACTTAGAAGACAATCAAGATTTCGCCAAGAAACAGAAAGCCGACTTTCCCATGTTGAGTGATCCAACCAAGGAGATAGCGAAGGCCTATGATGTGCTAAATTTTGTCCGTGTCGCCAGTCGCGTTACCTTTTATATCGGTAAAGATGGCAAGATAATTAAGATAGACGAAGATATTAATGCCCCAACTGCTGCTGAAGATATAGCAGCGAATTTGGAGCAACTAGGTATTGAAAAAAGTGATTAA
- a CDS encoding MFS transporter, translated as MKHRNPQKLLLWMTFIMSLVFAVWQVLLNNFVIEKAQFTGVEIGILQSLREVPGFLAFTAIFVLLLLREQTFALVSLAVLSIGVAVTGFFPQVLGLYITTVLMSVGFHYFETINQSLTLQWVDKKDTAGFLGKALAWRSAAALSGYASIWLVMSWLQLDYVYMYGLIGCLGLIMVLVVTLYFPKFEVGEAQHKKIILRKRYWLYYLLTFFSGARRQIFMVFAGFMMVEKFGYSVSEITSLFLINYVVNLLFAPAIGRFIGRIGERRALTIEYLGLIIIFVSYAWVQQPEVAAALYVIDHLLFAMAIAIKTYFQKIADGKDIASTMSVSFTINHIAAVVIPVLLGLLWLYSPQAVFYIGAGFAVCSLILARNIPSDPSPGNEVKWSWSRKNVQLTEPRQ; from the coding sequence ATGAAGCATAGAAACCCGCAAAAATTACTGCTTTGGATGACCTTCATCATGTCCCTAGTCTTCGCAGTTTGGCAGGTACTGCTCAATAATTTCGTCATCGAGAAAGCCCAATTTACCGGCGTAGAGATAGGTATTCTTCAGAGTCTGCGTGAGGTTCCAGGCTTCTTAGCCTTCACCGCTATATTCGTATTATTACTCCTGCGGGAACAAACCTTCGCCTTAGTCTCTCTGGCAGTTCTATCCATTGGTGTCGCGGTTACCGGCTTTTTCCCTCAGGTACTCGGCCTCTATATCACCACAGTGCTCATGTCGGTAGGTTTCCATTACTTCGAGACCATAAACCAATCTTTGACGCTACAGTGGGTAGACAAAAAGGACACTGCAGGTTTTCTCGGAAAAGCTCTGGCCTGGCGCTCTGCAGCTGCACTCTCAGGTTATGCCAGCATCTGGTTAGTGATGAGCTGGCTACAACTCGATTATGTGTATATGTATGGGCTAATAGGCTGCTTGGGGTTAATCATGGTGCTGGTTGTCACCTTATACTTCCCTAAGTTTGAAGTGGGTGAAGCACAGCATAAGAAGATCATTCTCAGGAAGAGGTACTGGCTCTACTACCTGCTCACCTTCTTCTCTGGTGCCAGACGGCAGATTTTCATGGTCTTCGCCGGCTTTATGATGGTAGAGAAGTTTGGTTATAGCGTCAGTGAAATCACTAGCCTGTTTCTGATAAATTACGTCGTTAATCTGCTGTTTGCGCCTGCCATTGGTCGTTTCATCGGCCGTATAGGTGAACGCCGAGCACTCACCATAGAATACTTAGGCCTGATCATCATCTTTGTCAGCTATGCCTGGGTGCAGCAACCCGAAGTTGCCGCGGCCCTCTATGTTATCGACCACTTGTTATTTGCCATGGCAATCGCCATCAAGACCTATTTTCAGAAGATTGCCGACGGCAAAGATATTGCTTCCACCATGTCGGTGAGCTTCACCATTAATCATATTGCTGCCGTGGTGATCCCAGTTTTACTGGGTCTACTCTGGTTATATTCACCTCAAGCTGTATTTTATATAGGAGCCGGATTTGCAGTATGCTCACTAATACTGGCCAGAAATATTCCTAGTGATCCGTCGCCAGGTAATGAGGTCAAGTGGAGTTGGTCCAGAAAAAATGTCCAGCTCACCGAGCCTAGACAATAA
- a CDS encoding S41 family peptidase: MRFGFPQIVNVFGLCLLISTLQLARLTLYSVEYKTRLTQSEMHQDLDALINEIKLHSAFAALDQQRLAEIEADIGPLIYRATNTLESQYFYAEVVKLLTTLGDPGVIVTSPNEPLPVLPVILKPLADSWLALDEDANPIDPDHPFITHIDGLPLSRWEQASKKFISPHLQESVSERIHWLSQLDILRHSMGLPLNPQVTLSLSDDEDSNIQLTLPVAKHQFQPPRDLIAGKVDSSSDSGITSQPEYISIDSLSHYDSDSELVARLEKGTRQALTIIDLRKAVGDSDKLLHFIARHYANPKTGYNQLLTPQHLIALGQYRRSLDFKSNFLRPLGFIPFDEFNVFEQLEFSHANQTIDLTNPERFGLWYGRKSPLATELPIDKADRSSSNRLGLIIGPECRRECEWIAYFAKSLSRVTLIGEKTSGDLGRQYGFTLPNSGIKIKLTASLTYDMQGKLLSSVGTRADIPLPITEVINWQGLLSLIESEQQDRETVYTLKSPDIEAKRTFGVDETPTSESQVALQQ; encoded by the coding sequence TTGAGATTCGGATTTCCACAGATAGTCAATGTATTTGGACTCTGCCTGTTGATCAGCACCCTGCAGTTAGCTCGCTTAACCCTATATTCTGTCGAATATAAAACTCGTCTAACTCAGAGTGAAATGCATCAAGATCTTGATGCCTTGATAAACGAAATTAAATTGCATTCAGCTTTTGCAGCATTAGACCAGCAACGCCTCGCTGAGATAGAAGCTGATATTGGGCCGCTTATCTACCGTGCCACTAACACTCTCGAGTCCCAATATTTTTATGCCGAGGTGGTAAAGCTGCTCACCACTCTGGGAGATCCCGGCGTAATAGTCACATCCCCCAATGAGCCACTGCCTGTTTTACCTGTGATCCTCAAACCATTGGCAGATTCCTGGCTTGCACTGGATGAAGACGCCAATCCAATAGACCCAGATCACCCTTTCATTACACATATAGATGGACTTCCCCTCTCCCGTTGGGAGCAAGCTAGCAAGAAATTTATCTCTCCCCATCTGCAGGAAAGCGTCAGTGAGCGCATACACTGGCTTTCGCAACTTGATATTCTTAGACACAGCATGGGATTACCTCTCAACCCCCAAGTCACCCTGTCTCTTAGCGATGATGAGGATTCCAATATTCAGTTGACCTTGCCAGTTGCCAAACACCAGTTTCAGCCTCCAAGAGACCTAATCGCCGGCAAGGTGGACAGCTCGAGTGATTCAGGCATAACCAGTCAGCCTGAATACATCTCAATCGATTCACTATCTCACTATGATAGTGACTCTGAGTTAGTAGCAAGACTAGAAAAAGGCACACGCCAGGCATTAACCATCATAGATTTAAGAAAGGCTGTTGGAGACAGCGATAAGCTATTACATTTTATCGCCCGACATTATGCGAATCCCAAAACTGGCTATAATCAGCTGCTAACGCCCCAGCATCTCATTGCCCTAGGGCAATATCGCCGCTCCCTCGATTTCAAATCAAACTTTCTCAGACCCCTAGGTTTTATTCCTTTCGATGAGTTTAATGTCTTCGAGCAACTTGAATTTAGTCATGCCAACCAAACGATTGATTTGACTAACCCTGAACGATTCGGCCTCTGGTATGGCAGAAAATCCCCTCTAGCCACAGAACTGCCGATAGATAAGGCTGACAGGTCTAGCTCCAATCGCCTTGGCTTAATCATAGGCCCTGAGTGTCGACGGGAATGTGAGTGGATAGCCTACTTTGCCAAATCATTGTCACGTGTGACCCTGATTGGTGAGAAGACTTCTGGTGACTTAGGCAGACAATACGGCTTCACCTTACCAAACAGCGGTATTAAAATTAAGCTTACGGCAAGCCTCACCTATGACATGCAGGGGAAGTTGCTATCCAGTGTAGGTACTCGAGCGGATATTCCACTGCCCATCACTGAGGTTATAAACTGGCAAGGCCTGTTATCACTGATAGAAAGTGAGCAGCAAGATAGAGAAACCGTCTACACTCTCAAGAGTCCAGATATAGAAGCTAAACGGACCTTTGGAGTCGATGAAACTCCGACTTCAGAGTCTCAGGTGGCGCTACAACAATAA
- a CDS encoding porin family protein: MKTKLSLLALCIAGFSCTSALAASNPAQLEQAIAKQEAELNKLKHDLAELAAQQKMQQAEQEKQAEVVATTNKVLTESKWSKFSFKSYGSMVYTSDEYYQNVQDTSPERRGRFDLERIVTEFGYQFNDEWDMEVEIEYEHGGTGTALEYDGFDEFGEFETEVEAGGEVMIEKAELRYRPNDAFGVKFGNIHLPIGLTSILHKPNQYLTVQRHRSEAAMLPAVWNEMGVGIFGEMANFHYQAQVVSGLNSEYFRTYDWIASGHQKRFEHVNADELAYAVRLDYGNFKQGSAVGVAYYYGNTSDNRHKSNKVSGDGTVSILAISGAFVQGPWILRGQYLNGTLSDADAITQANKTTPGLKPGNFAQLGSESEAFFVEAGVDLSHFTPVPITVFANIDYSNPLADVDTGTGSKRYENTWTSIGINYFPIPEIVIKAEAGRQQVAMSSIPDTNFFALGVGYQFSL; this comes from the coding sequence ATGAAAACTAAGTTAAGTTTGTTGGCTTTATGTATTGCTGGCTTTAGTTGTACCAGTGCCTTAGCGGCATCGAATCCGGCTCAGTTGGAGCAGGCGATTGCTAAACAGGAAGCGGAACTCAATAAGCTTAAACATGATCTGGCCGAGTTAGCCGCTCAGCAGAAAATGCAGCAAGCAGAGCAAGAGAAGCAAGCCGAGGTTGTTGCAACGACTAATAAAGTACTCACTGAGAGTAAATGGAGCAAGTTCTCTTTTAAGTCATACGGCAGCATGGTTTACACCAGTGATGAGTATTACCAGAACGTACAGGATACCAGCCCCGAACGTCGTGGTCGTTTCGATCTTGAGCGTATCGTCACCGAGTTCGGCTACCAGTTCAACGATGAATGGGACATGGAAGTCGAAATAGAGTACGAACATGGTGGTACGGGCACGGCCCTTGAATATGATGGTTTCGATGAATTTGGTGAGTTTGAAACTGAAGTTGAAGCCGGTGGTGAGGTGATGATTGAGAAGGCTGAGTTGAGATATCGTCCCAACGATGCTTTCGGTGTTAAGTTCGGTAATATCCATCTGCCAATTGGCCTGACCAGTATTTTACACAAGCCAAATCAATATTTGACAGTACAGCGTCATCGTAGCGAGGCTGCAATGTTACCCGCTGTTTGGAATGAGATGGGTGTCGGCATATTTGGTGAGATGGCTAACTTCCATTATCAAGCCCAGGTTGTCAGTGGCCTTAACTCCGAGTATTTCCGTACCTATGATTGGATTGCATCCGGCCATCAAAAGCGCTTCGAGCATGTTAATGCCGACGAGCTAGCCTATGCAGTGCGTCTGGATTACGGCAACTTCAAGCAGGGCAGTGCTGTCGGTGTCGCTTATTACTATGGTAATACCTCAGACAATCGCCATAAGAGCAACAAGGTTAGCGGTGATGGTACGGTCAGTATCTTAGCCATATCTGGTGCTTTCGTTCAGGGTCCTTGGATCTTGCGCGGTCAATATCTTAACGGCACCTTGAGTGATGCCGATGCAATCACACAGGCAAATAAGACAACACCGGGTCTAAAACCAGGAAACTTTGCTCAGCTTGGCTCCGAGTCTGAAGCCTTCTTTGTCGAGGCTGGCGTAGATTTGAGTCATTTTACTCCAGTCCCTATTACTGTTTTTGCCAATATCGATTACTCGAATCCCCTAGCCGATGTCGATACAGGTACCGGGTCTAAGCGCTACGAAAATACCTGGACCAGTATCGGAATTAACTATTTCCCAATTCCTGAGATTGTTATCAAGGCTGAAGCTGGACGTCAGCAAGTCGCCATGTCTTCAATTCCAGATACTAACTTCTTCGCTCTGGGCGTGGGTTACCAATTCTCACTATAA
- a CDS encoding imelysin family protein — protein MKQLKYSAVAIALISTLAACGGSGSDDTTPPPTDNKFEFAATEMITNLTDDVIISGYSTLAIKGEEMFLASQTLVANKTQANLLAAQEAWKAARQPWEQGESHIFGPVDSLGIDPHLDSWPLNTTDLKTVLTDNSGFSADTIKGWNDDVQGFHTMEYLLFGDGVADNQKDVADLTMSEAEYLMGLSEVFRDYTKTLDDSWLISHDGQTGKAYGELVKNPGTADNTFYASQVGVIQELVNGMIGIVDEVGNGKIADPFGTSAATADTSKVESQYSWNSLTDFSDNIIGVRNVYQGELTGASDKQGIIDFVKAGDEALALRVSSEIDDAIIKIQAIKGSNNMPFRQAIADAEGRVRIQTAVDALSKLQASLESDVVPLLNKWKV, from the coding sequence ATGAAACAACTTAAGTATTCTGCAGTGGCTATCGCACTCATCTCTACACTCGCCGCATGTGGCGGTTCAGGAAGTGATGACACGACACCACCACCTACTGATAACAAGTTTGAATTTGCCGCGACTGAGATGATCACTAACTTGACCGATGATGTCATTATCAGTGGCTACTCGACGCTGGCGATAAAAGGCGAGGAGATGTTTCTTGCGTCTCAAACTCTAGTGGCTAACAAGACTCAGGCTAACCTGCTTGCAGCACAAGAAGCCTGGAAGGCGGCTCGTCAGCCTTGGGAACAAGGTGAGTCACATATCTTTGGCCCAGTAGATTCATTAGGTATCGATCCACATTTAGATAGCTGGCCATTAAACACTACAGACCTTAAAACTGTGTTAACTGATAACTCAGGTTTCTCTGCCGATACCATCAAGGGTTGGAACGATGATGTTCAGGGCTTCCACACCATGGAATATCTGTTATTTGGTGACGGTGTTGCCGATAACCAGAAAGATGTTGCCGACTTAACTATGTCAGAAGCGGAATACTTGATGGGTCTATCGGAAGTGTTCCGTGACTACACCAAGACTCTTGATGATTCATGGTTGATAAGTCATGACGGTCAAACAGGTAAAGCCTATGGTGAATTAGTTAAGAATCCGGGAACAGCGGATAACACCTTTTACGCTTCTCAGGTCGGTGTGATCCAGGAGCTGGTAAACGGCATGATAGGTATTGTCGATGAAGTGGGTAACGGTAAGATTGCCGATCCATTTGGCACTTCGGCAGCAACTGCTGATACCTCTAAAGTTGAGTCACAGTACTCATGGAACTCACTGACAGATTTCAGCGATAACATCATAGGTGTGCGTAATGTCTACCAAGGTGAGCTAACGGGTGCCAGTGACAAGCAAGGCATTATCGATTTCGTTAAGGCCGGCGATGAGGCGCTTGCACTGCGCGTAAGCAGTGAAATTGATGATGCCATCATTAAGATCCAGGCTATCAAGGGCTCTAACAATATGCCATTCCGCCAGGCAATTGCCGATGCTGAAGGTCGCGTAAGAATCCAAACTGCTGTGGATGCGCTTTCTAAGCTACAAGCCAGTCTGGAGTCAGATGTTGTTCCTCTACTTAATAAGTGGAAAGTATAA
- a CDS encoding di-heme oxidoredictase family protein, with translation MNFNRYQYTSLALAICFGLTGCGGSGEDAPEPKPEEKVYPSFTDIKASGGETTTFDASESGHGFSTPAPNLSEASLGHHLEGDLGFETAFTTAPNVEHPDLDGLGPVFNNTDCNSCHQRDGRNSTPLVPAGQERIKLGSEAGLFLRISMAPAEPCTQGTLANDYCAPIPVPNFGGQLFHRGVLKARPDWRDNMFGGQADVYLSYETKAVTYPDGSSITLKKPVFAVENPYDAPGETLASANVTSDLLQDDVLMGWRNGMPVFGLGLLEAIPEADILALVDENDADGDKISGRANLVFDAVKAQTGDTNPVSLGRFGWKANTPSVRVQSLGALRGDIGVTNPLFPDESVFNTALHDSYMTRTGFVDTGEGVNGEPEASAEFSDSVVFYAETLAVPARRNVDDPNVREGARLFEQVNCTGCHKASFVTKSTGDIGGAPMIDALKGQTIYPFTDMLLHDMGVELADGRPDFLADGNEWRTRSLWGIGLTQTVNPQAGFLHDGRAATLEEAILWHGGEGEQSRNDFMALTKAERDQVVAFLMSL, from the coding sequence ATGAATTTTAATCGATATCAATATACCAGCTTAGCTCTCGCTATCTGCTTTGGCTTAACTGGCTGCGGTGGCTCAGGTGAAGATGCCCCTGAACCTAAACCCGAAGAAAAAGTATACCCAAGTTTTACCGATATAAAGGCCAGTGGCGGAGAGACGACCACCTTTGATGCCTCTGAATCGGGCCATGGTTTCTCAACACCAGCACCTAATTTATCTGAAGCTAGCCTAGGGCATCACCTTGAAGGTGATCTTGGCTTCGAAACTGCCTTTACAACGGCACCAAACGTCGAACATCCAGATTTAGATGGTCTTGGACCTGTGTTCAACAATACCGACTGTAATTCATGTCATCAACGAGATGGCCGTAATTCGACGCCTCTGGTTCCAGCGGGCCAAGAACGAATTAAGCTAGGTTCTGAAGCCGGGCTTTTCTTGCGTATCAGCATGGCGCCTGCCGAACCATGTACCCAAGGTACGCTGGCAAATGATTACTGTGCCCCTATCCCAGTGCCTAACTTTGGTGGTCAGCTGTTCCACCGTGGCGTGCTGAAGGCGCGCCCCGATTGGCGAGATAACATGTTTGGCGGTCAAGCGGATGTGTATCTCTCCTATGAAACCAAGGCTGTGACATATCCTGATGGCTCAAGCATTACATTGAAGAAGCCTGTGTTTGCAGTAGAAAATCCTTATGATGCACCGGGTGAAACCTTAGCTAGTGCTAACGTGACATCGGATCTGCTCCAGGACGATGTCTTGATGGGCTGGCGTAACGGTATGCCTGTATTCGGCTTAGGTCTGCTTGAAGCGATCCCTGAGGCGGATATTTTGGCTCTGGTCGATGAGAATGATGCCGATGGCGACAAGATTTCTGGTCGAGCTAACTTGGTCTTCGATGCTGTTAAGGCGCAAACCGGTGACACTAACCCAGTTTCTTTAGGACGTTTCGGTTGGAAGGCCAACACCCCGAGCGTAAGAGTACAATCTCTGGGCGCACTTCGTGGCGATATTGGCGTAACTAACCCATTGTTTCCCGATGAGAGTGTCTTTAATACCGCCTTGCATGATAGCTACATGACCAGAACTGGCTTCGTTGATACCGGTGAAGGAGTCAATGGCGAGCCAGAGGCTAGTGCCGAGTTCAGTGATTCTGTGGTCTTCTATGCAGAGACTTTAGCTGTGCCGGCCAGACGTAATGTCGATGACCCGAATGTACGTGAAGGCGCGCGTCTGTTTGAGCAAGTTAATTGTACTGGCTGCCATAAGGCCAGCTTCGTGACTAAATCGACTGGTGATATTGGCGGCGCACCTATGATAGATGCACTCAAGGGGCAGACCATCTACCCATTCACCGATATGTTGCTACATGACATGGGTGTAGAGCTCGCCGATGGACGTCCTGATTTTCTTGCCGACGGTAATGAGTGGCGTACCCGTTCATTATGGGGCATAGGCTTGACTCAGACCGTGAATCCACAAGCTGGTTTCCTTCACGATGGTCGAGCCGCAACTCTGGAAGAGGCTATATTGTGGCATGGCGGAGAAGGTGAGCAGAGTCGCAATGACTTTATGGCGTTGACTAAGGCGGAGCGAGACCAAGTTGTCGCCTTCCTTATGTCGTTGTAA